Below is a genomic region from Candidatus Methylomirabilis sp..
AGGCGAGGATCTGTCGCGCCAGCGCCGCCGAGCCGTCCTCGACGGCCACCTCGCCGAGGCAGATGTCGCAAGCTCCGCACGTGTCCGCGCGGTATGCCTGGCCGAAGTAGTTCACGAGAAAGCGGTGTCGACAGGCGCCGCCCTGGCAGTAGTCATACATCTCCCCGAGCTTCGGCAGGGCGCCAGGCGACGGCAGCCCCTCCGCCATCAAGATGGACCGCCACAGACCGAAGTCGCCGCCGGAGTAGAGCAGCAGGCACTCCGACGGCAGGCCGTCGCGCCCGGCCCGGCCCGCCTCCTGCTGGTAGTGCTCGATGGACTTGGGCATTCCGGCGTGGATGACGTAGCGCACGTCGGACCGGTCAATGCCCATCCCGAACGCTACCGTGGCCACTATGACATCCGCCCGTTCTGTGATGAAGTTATCCTGAGCGCGCCGTCGTTCGGCATCGGCCAACCCGGCGTGATATGCCACTGCCCGGTATCCCCGCCGTCGCAGCGCGTCGGCGAGCTGATCTACCTCCGCCCGGCGGATGCAGTAGATGATCCCGGCTGTTCCCCGGTGCCGCTCCAACGCTTCTGTGACCTGCCGCAATCGATCCGTGCGCCGGCGCACCCGGTAGATCAGGTTCGGACGGTCGAAGCTCCCGACCAGGATCTCGGGCTCCCGCAGCGCCAACTCCGTGGCGATGTCCGCCCGAACACGCGGCGTGGCCGTGGCCGTAAAGGCATGGATGGCCACGTCCGGAAAGGCCTCCCGCACTACTCTGAGTTGCCGATACTCCGGCCGGAAGTCGTGCCCCCATTGGCTGATGCAGTGCGCTTCGTCGATCGCGAAGAACGCCACCCCGGCTTGCCTCAGCAACCTCAAGCAGGGCGGAAGCGTCAGCCGCTCAGGGGCCACGTACAGGAGGTGGTACCGCCCGCGGGCCACATTGGCCTCCACCAACCGTCGCTCGTCGGTCGTCAGGCTGCTGTTCAGGAAGGCGGCCGGCACCCCCGCGGTGGTGAGCCCGTCCACCTGGTCCTTCATGAGGGCGATGAGGGGCGACACCACCACGGCCAGCTTCCCCATCGCCGCCGCCGGCGCCTGATAGCAGAGCGACTTCCCACCCCCCGTCGGGAGGATGACGATGGAGTCTCGCCCCGCCAATACCGCCCCTATGGCCTCTTCCTGCAATGGGAGGAGCGTGTCGTAGCCCCACACGCGCTTTACGGTTCGCCTGATGTTCTCCACGCGTACCCCCACTCCTTGCCTTCGACCGGGAACCCGCGCCCAGGCAACTACCCGAGGCGTTCGGGATACTTATTCAACAAGCGGCAAAACTCCTTATTATAAGTCAGATGGTTATACCAAAATCCTTTTTAGAATGACAGGCCAATGAACGGGTTGCGCTGTCAATCCATTCTTGAGGGGCGCTTCAGGTTGACGGGAGGGGACCTTTATGTCTACCATAAGAGTGGTCCAACTGTGCCATGGGCCAGAGACGGAAATCAACATAGGCGTAAAGCCTCAGAGGAAGGAATATATGCTCACGATCACTGAATCGGCAAAAAAGAAGATCCTCGAGCTTATGGAGGCCGAGGGGCAGCCAGGCGTGGGGGTGCGTGTCGTGGTGACAGGGGGAGGCCCTGGGAGCTTTCACTATGGGCTTGGGTTCATGGCCGAGAAGGACAAAGGGGCCGACGATACTGTGATCGACGCTGACGGATTCAAGGTCTATGTCGATGCCGAGAGCGCGCCCAAGCTTCAGGGCGCCACGGTGGACTTCATCGAGGGGGTCTACGAAAGCGGCTTCAAGATCGACAACCCGAACTCCGGGTGGAAAGACCCTATAGCGGCGGCCGTCCAGCGGGTAATAGATATCCGAATCAATCCGGGCGTGGCGGCTCACGGCGGATCCGTGACGCTCCTCGACGTCAAGGATGGTATCGCCTACATCACCTTTGGGGGTGGGTGCCACGGCTGCGGGATGGCCGACATGACATTGAAGCAGGGGGTCGCTGTAGCGATCCAGGAGGCGGTTCCCGAGATCCGCCAGGTCCTCGACACAACCGACCATGCGGGTGGCACCAACCCATACTACAAGGGGTCTCAGCGAGGGGCTCCCCCCTGGTCTGACGAGCAGGTAGACCCGTTCACTCAGTACTAACCGAGCTTACCTGATATCTGGTGAAGCGGCGATCTTGTCGGCCAGCACTGTTTTAATGTCGTTCATCATGACCTGTGGCACCAGGGAGCCTGTGCTGTAGATGTTGCGAACATTCCCCGCCTGATCCACCAGGAATACCTTAAGGACGTGACGGTATCGGCCGGTAAAGTGCCCGCGCTCGTCGTAGACCTTCGCCCGATCCTGCCCATAACTCTTCAGCGTCGTCCTGAGAACTTGCTCCGAGGGGGCCGTCAGCAGATGCCAGAGCGATGACTCCGCCCCAAAGACGCGAGCGTACTTGGCGAGCTGAGCAGGCGTATCGCGTTCAGCATCCAGGCTGATGGATAGCAACACCGCCTGATCTTGAAGACCCTCCTGCAGGAGTTTCGCCTGGAGTTCTCGGAGCGCCATGCCGGCCAGTGGACAGCCAAGCCGGTCGGAGCAGGCCGTGTAGATGAAGCTGACGACCGCCACCTTGCCATGCATGA
It encodes:
- the recQ gene encoding DNA helicase RecQ, with product MENIRRTVKRVWGYDTLLPLQEEAIGAVLAGRDSIVILPTGGGKSLCYQAPAAAMGKLAVVVSPLIALMKDQVDGLTTAGVPAAFLNSSLTTDERRLVEANVARGRYHLLYVAPERLTLPPCLRLLRQAGVAFFAIDEAHCISQWGHDFRPEYRQLRVVREAFPDVAIHAFTATATPRVRADIATELALREPEILVGSFDRPNLIYRVRRRTDRLRQVTEALERHRGTAGIIYCIRRAEVDQLADALRRRGYRAVAYHAGLADAERRRAQDNFITERADVIVATVAFGMGIDRSDVRYVIHAGMPKSIEHYQQEAGRAGRDGLPSECLLLYSGGDFGLWRSILMAEGLPSPGALPKLGEMYDYCQGGACRHRFLVNYFGQAYRADTCGACDICLGEVAVEDGSAALARQILACVTEMGERFGADYVADVLRGAETARIARMRHNRLDTYGVLRQYPKATVRNWIEQLEGQEYLARGEGEYPTLDVTARGHRALRGEDAAPLLRTVARPARETPSRPARQAVPPGLGRTGDEDLFETLRALRRTMAEERGIPPYLIFSDASLREMARERPTTEEAFLQIKGVGLRKLQDLGQRFLACIRQYGDGSTGDTSPAPSIVRSSTRRD
- a CDS encoding iron-sulfur cluster assembly accessory protein, producing MLTITESAKKKILELMEAEGQPGVGVRVVVTGGGPGSFHYGLGFMAEKDKGADDTVIDADGFKVYVDAESAPKLQGATVDFIEGVYESGFKIDNPNSGWKDPIAAAVQRVIDIRINPGVAAHGGSVTLLDVKDGIAYITFGGGCHGCGMADMTLKQGVAVAIQEAVPEIRQVLDTTDHAGGTNPYYKGSQRGAPPWSDEQVDPFTQY
- a CDS encoding SCO family protein, translating into MGAVLIGAALAAVTLLADFAWANAHESVGFEETYIQGVFSPRFTPPVAGTYDLPVITRVSPVVLIDTAGRRVNTASLMHGKVAVVSFIYTACSDRLGCPLAGMALRELQAKLLQEGLQDQAVLLSISLDAERDTPAQLAKYARVFGAESSLWHLLTAPSEQVLRTTLKSYGQDRAKVYDERGHFTGRYRHVLKVFLVDQAGNVRNIYSTGSLVPQVMMNDIKTVLADKIAASPDIR